A genomic region of Tamandua tetradactyla isolate mTamTet1 chromosome 2, mTamTet1.pri, whole genome shotgun sequence contains the following coding sequences:
- the B3GALT6 gene encoding beta-1,3-galactosyltransferase 6 produces the protein MKLLRRAWRRRAALLGGLALGGAALLYLARCAAEGAPPLPGRPPPAAAAAAPGPAARALLAVLVASAPRAAERRSVVRGTWLGPGRRGGPGDVWARFAVGMGGLGTEERRALEREQARHGDLLLLPLRDSYENLTAKVLAMLAWLDEHVSFEFVLKADDDSFARLDALLAELRARDPPRRRRLYWGFFSGRGRVKPGGRWREGAWQLCDYYLPYALGGGYVLSADLVRYLRLSRDYLRAWHSEDVSLGAWLAPVDVQREHDPRFDTEYKSRGCSNQYLVTHKQSLEDMLDKHQTLLREGRLCRQEVQLRLSYVYDWSAPPSQCCQRREGIP, from the coding sequence ATGAAGCTGCTGCGCCGGGCGTGGCGGCGGCGGGCGGCGCTCCTGGGCGGCCTGGCGCTGGGCGGCGCCGCGCTGCTCTACCTGGCGCGCTGCGCGGCCGAGGGCGCGCCCCCTCTGCCTGGCCGGCCCCCgcccgcagccgccgccgccgccccgggCCCGGCTGCGCGCGCGCTGCTGGCCGTGCTGGTGGCCTCGGCGCCCCGGGCGGCCGAGCGGCGCAGCGTGGTCCGCGGGACGTGGCTGGGTCCCGGGCGGCGCGGGGGCCCGGGCGACGTGTGGGCGCGCTTCGCCGTGGGCATGGGCGGCCTGGGCACCGAGGAGCGGCGCGCCCTGGAGCGCGAGCAGGCGCGCCACGGGGACCTGCTGCTGCTGCCCCTGCGCGACTCCTACGAGAACCTCACGGCCAAGGTGCTGGCCATGCTGGCCTGGCTGGACGAGCACGTGTCCTTCGAGTTCGTGCTCAAGGCGGACGACGACTCGTTCGCGCGGCTGGACGCGCTCCTGGCCGAGCTGCGCGCCCGCGACccgccgcgccgccgccgcctctACTGGGGCTTCTTCTCCGGCCGCGGTCGCGTCAAGCCGGGTGGCCGGTGGCGCGAGGGCGCCTGGCAGCTCTGCGACTACTACCTGCCCTACGCGCTGGGCGGCGGCTACGTGCTCTCCGCGGACCTGGTGCGCTACCTGCGTCTCAGCCGCGACTACCTGCGGGCGTGGCACAGCGAGGATGTGTCGCTGGGCGCCTGGCTGGCGCCCGTGGACGTGCAACGCGAGCACGACCCGCGCTTCGACACCGAGTACAAGTCCCGCGGCTGCAGCAACCAGTACCTGGTGACGCACAAGCAGAGCCTCGAGGACATGCTGGACAAGCACCAGACGCTGCTGCGCGAGGGCCGCCTCTGCAGGCAGGAGGTGCAGCTGCGCCTCTCCTACGTCTACGACTGGTCGGCGCCGCCCTCACAGTGCTGCCAGAGAAGGGAAGGCATCCCCTGA
- the SDF4 gene encoding 45 kDa calcium-binding protein has product MAPCGLCLLGALLLVDVAARPANHSSVRERAASPGERELLPPDHLNGVRLEADGHLNKGFHQEVFLGKDTAAFEGDTEPRRSRRKLMVIFSKVDVNVDRRISAKELQRWIMEKTAEHFQEAVKENRLHFRAVDPDGDGRVSWDEYKVKFLASKGHDERAVAEKIKNNEELKVDEETQEVLENLRDRWYQADSPPADLLLSEDEFLSFLHPEHSRGMLQFMAREIVRDLDQDGDQRLSLPEFASLPAGTVESPQGQDMDDSWARDRKKEFEELIDANHDGLVTTEELEAYMDPMNEYSALSEAKQMIAIADENQNQHLEPEEVLKYSEFFTGSKLVDYARSVHEEF; this is encoded by the exons ATGGCCCCCTGCGGCCTCTGCCTGCTGGGTGCCCTCCTGCTGGTGGACGTGGCGGCGCGCCCCGCCAATCACTCATCTGTGCGGGAGCGAGCGGCCAGCCCAGGGGAGCGGGAGCTCCTGCCCCCCGACCACCTGAATGGGGTGCGGCTGGAGGCTGACGGGCACCTCAACAAGGGCTTCCACCAGGAAGTCTTCCTGGGCAAGGACACGGCTGCCTTCGAGGGGGACACGGAGCCACGCAGGAGCAGGAGGAAGCTGATGGTCATCTTCTCCAA GGTGGACGTGAATGTGGACCGGAGAATCAGTGCCAAGGAGCTGCAGCGGTGGATCATGGAGAAGACGGCGGAGCACTTCCAGGAGGCTGTGAAGGAGAACAGGCTGCACTTCCGCGCCGTGGACCCCGATGGCGACG GCCGCGTGTCATGGGACGAGTACAAGGTGAAGTTTCTGGCCAGCAAAGGCCACGATGAAAGGGCAGTTGCTGAGAAGATAAAGAACAACGAGGAGCTGAAGGTGGACGAAGAAA CGCAGGAAGTCCTTGAGAACCTCCGCGACCGCTGGTACCAGGCGGACAGCCCTCCGGCCGACCTGCTGCTGAGCGAGGATGAGTTCCTGTCCTTCCTGCACCCTGAGCACAGCCGCGGCATGCTGCAGTTCATGGCCAGGGAGATCGTCCGTGACCTGGACCAGGACGGCGACCAGCGGCTCTCGCTGCCCGAGTTTGCCTCGCTGCCCGCGGGCACCGTGGAGAGCCCGCAGGGTCAGGACATGGATGACAGCTGGGCCAGGGACCGGAAGAAAGAGTTCGAGGAGCTGATCGACGCCAACCACGACGGGCTGGTGACCACAGAGGAGCTGGAG GCCTACATGGACCCCATGAATGAGTACAGCGCCCTCAGCGAGGCCAAGCAGATGATCGCCATCGCCGACGAGAACCAGAACCAGCACCTGGAGCCCGAGGAGGTCCTCAAGTACAGCGAGTTCTTTACGGGCAGCAAGTTGGTGGACTATGCCCGCAGCGTGCACGAGGAGTTCTGA
- the TNFRSF4 gene encoding tumor necrosis factor receptor superfamily member 4 → MRVCVGARSPRARHAPVLLVLLLSPVAGLTCPKDTYPHGGRCCSECRPGFGMESRCNRYRDTVCRPCEQGFYNERVNYESCKSCTRCNARSGSEPRQNCTPIRDTVCRCRAGTQPQGGFRTGVDCVPCPPGHFSGGNNQACRPWTDCASVGRRTLQPGSSSLDVVCEAPRAPATAAGSTPRPSSQPTSARPTCVQPSTALAEPPRGPTPAAGLGLGLGLLLPATALGLLLHRWARRPLPAPAPTSCLPPHPDSSPGGNGFRTPIQEEHTDGHSTLAKT, encoded by the exons ATGCGGGTGTGCGTGGGGGCTCGGAGTCCGCGGGCACGGCATGCTCCTGTGCTCCTGGTGCTGCTGCTCAGCCCGGTGGCGGGGCTCACGTGCCCCAAGGACACCTACCCCCATGGCGGCAGGTGCTGCAGTGAATGCCGGCCAG GATTCGGGATGGAGAGTCGCTGCAACCGCTACCGGGACACGGTTTGTCGTCCCTGTGAGCAGGGTTTCTATAACGAGCGAGTCAACTACGAAAGCTGCAAGTCCTGCACGCGGTGCAACGCGC GGAGCGGGAGCGAGCCCCGGCAGAACTGCACGCCCATCAGGGATACCGTCTGCCGCTGCCGCGCGGGCACCCAGCCTCAGGGTGGCTTCAGGACAGGCGTGG ACTGCGTCCCGTGCCCACCAGGACACTTCTCGGGTGGCAACAACCAGGCCTGCAGGCCCTGGACCGA CTGTGCCTCAGTGGGGAGACGTACCCTGCAGCCCGGCAGCAGCAGCTTGGACGTGGTGTGTGAAGCCCCCCGGGCCCCGGCCACAGCCGCTGGGAGCACCCCGcgcccctcctcccagcccaccTCTGCCCGGCCCACCTGCGTCCAGCCCTCCACTGCCCTGGCTGAGCCCCCCAGAG GCCCCACGCCGGCCGccggcctgggcctgggcctgggtctgcTGCTGCCTGCCACGGCGCTGGGTCTGCTGCTGCACCGCTGGGCCCGGAGGCCGCTGCCC GCACCCGCACCTACCTCCTGCCTCCCACCACACCCCGACTCCTCTCCAGGCGGAAACGGCTTCCGGACCCCCATCCAAGAGGAGCACACAGACGGCCATTCCACCCTGGCCAAGACCTGA